In the Bacillus sp. FJAT-42376 genome, ATCAGCCTCTCCAAAACCATAGGGGACCGGATAATTTTCTTCCTCAAATATTGTTTTCAGGCGGGCAATGGATGATACAGACACGTCAAAGGCTTCCTGAACGACTGGTCTGATTTCTTCATCCTCCATGTGAAGGAGAAAATGTTTCAAAAAACAGGAGGACGCCGTCTCCTGCATATAAGCGGTCCATAAAGCAGATATTTCAGGAGTGGTTAGGTTAATATTGTGCTGAACCAAATGAATGACCCCCGGCCGATTTTTCCTTACTATGTGCAACAGGAGGTTTTCTATTCAGTTAAAAAGCGTTGGTTCTGGATTTTCCAGAGCTGTTTGTTTAAAATTCTTTAAAAGATGAGGGAGGAATGGAAATGAACATCACTGTATTCGGAGCAAGCGGAGGCACGGGAATTGAACTAGTGAAACAGGCAGCCGATCAAGGCCACCTAATAAAGGCTTTTGTGAGAACCCCATCCAAATTTCCTTTCAAAACCGAACCGGCTATTGAAATGATTCACGGCAATGCTCTTGACCGCTCGGCTGTAAACCAGGCCGTCAAAGGCAGTGATGCAGTCATTTCCTGCCTTGGAGCAGATGGTCTAAACAAGACGACTGCTCTTTCTGACATGACATCAAATATCCTGGAAGCTATGAAAGAGTCCGGCATTCAGAGACTCGGGTATGTAGCCAGTGCTGGAATTGACCGGGAGATCCCTGGATTGCGCGGAAAAATGGCTGCTTTCTTTCTGCGCAACGTTCTCGATGATCACCGGAAGGCAGCAGAGCTAATGAAAGAATCGGGAATGGAATGGACAATCGCCAGGCCAATGCGGCTGATGGATGAACCGTTAACCGGTGTATACCGCACCTCACTTGAGAGTGTCCCTGAAAACGGTCAAAAAATCAGCAGGGCAGATGTGGCACACTTCATCCTATCATCCATCCAGAACCACACGTTTATCCGGAAATCAGTTGGTCTTGCTTACTGATTGTTTCACATGGAACAAAAAAAGAAGCCTCTAGCGAGTGCTTCTTTTTCGGCTATTCATCATTTTTTTTGCAATCGGGTAGATAATGGGGGCCCATTTCATCACTTTTCTAATAAATTTTCCCACTTGGATCCCTCCTCATTATCTATACATTTCCCAACATTGGAGCAGCATAAACCAGCTTATTTTTTTATGATTGGCACCCACACTTCACACCGGTAATCCAAATGATACGGGTCCCCTGCCGGATAGACTTCCATTTCAGGACCCGCTGCGTGTTCATACCCCGTTGATGGAAACCACTCTGAGTAAACCCTTCCCCAAACATCCTGAATCGCATTCGGCATGGGTCCGGCGGATTCAAATACAGCCCATGTCTGGGCAGGAATGATCCGCTCCTCCAGTTCCTTATCTTCTGAAGTCCCCGTCTGCTCTGCAGCAATCATATAAACCATTTCTTCTTTGTCCTGATTGATATCAAGGCACAGCCCGAGGAAGCCCATCGGACCGAGATTTGGTGCAAGCCTTTCGCTTAACCCATTCGGCCGATTGGACTCCTCCCAAAACTCACTGATGGTTTTCTGCTGGTGCCCATTGGCTGTCGAAGTTTTAATCGACTTTCCAATCACTTTAAAGCTTTCTTTGTTCACAATCCGATAATTCATTTCTTTTTCTCCCTTCAGCTGAATGTGAAAAGAAGCCGGGGATAAGCCTTTAGCAAACGGCCCGATTTCCGGGCTTCGGTCGGGCTCATACCGTGAGCTCTCCGGAATGCTTTAGAGAAAGATTCAGGTGTCTCATAGCCATATTTCAGGGCAATATCGATGACCTTAGCCGATGTGTTCACCACTTCCTGTGCAGCGAGGGTCAGCCTTCTATTTCGCATATACTCACCCGGAGTAACCCCTGTAACCATCAAAAACATCCTTTGAAAATGAAATTTTGACATACAGGCGATTGAAGCCGCTTCCTCTACGCTGAACCCTGAGCTCAATCTTTCCTCCATATAACGGATACTGTCATTCATGCGGATTAAAGCTTCCACCCCGCACCTCCTCTTCTCTATCTACTGTACCTGCCGGAGAATTTCCCTTCCTGTCCGTTCTTGCTCTTTTATCACCAGTTCTTCTCATGCTTCTTCATGAAAAAGAGATTTTCCTTCTTAGAAATCACTCTGCTCATTTCCGCTGCAGCCCGGATCCCCTCCATCCAGAGCAAAATGAATATGGCCTAATCAAAAAAGACCAGCAACTCATGCTGATCCTTATTCTCCAGATAATATTTCGGCTAAAGATTGAAAACCTTCATCCTGCAGGCGCAAATCGTTTATGCTCCGCTTCATATGCTGGTCAATTAATTCATGAAGCTCATCCGCATTCTTTTCTTCCATTGCCTTCACCATTTTTTCATGCTCGGCAGCCCTTGCGTTATGCTCGGTTTCCACCTGATAAAATACATCAAACAGAAAAAGGTACACATTGTTTTGATTGAGCAGCTGTTCCATATAGCGGATCAGGAACTTATTTTCGCTTTTTCTCGCCAGGTATAAGTGGAATTCCTTATTTAAATTCACGTATCCGTTCAAATCTTTGTTTTTGTAAGTCTCCTGCTCTTTTGCCAGCAGGCTGTTGAGCTTTTTAATATCCTCATCCCTAATATGCCTGAGTCCGTATTTAACCGCCATATGTTCAAATTCTTTTCTCATATCGAAAAAGGAAAGAATCTCTTCCTTTGACGGGTGAACAACATAAGAGCCTTTGTTTGGAATAATTTCAATGAGTCCTTCTGTTTCAAGCCGTTTGAAAGCCTGCCTGATGGGGGTACGGCTTACCTTCAGCGTTTCCGAAATGGTTTGCTCCACAAGCTGGGTTCCCGGAGCAATTTTTCTGGCAAGCAGCGCCTCTTTCAAATGAATATAGACGCGCTGCTCTGTCGTCTGTTTTCCCTTCAAATCGCTCACCCTTCATTTCCGCACATTTCCCGTTTCTTCTCTTTATCATAAACGAAAACAAGTGCGTGAAAAAGAGCAGAGGCTCGGAAATTAAGCAAAAGTCTTAAAATTCCTTCCCATGATTTCGTTCATATTATGAATGGTCACAAAAGCGTCCTTGTCTACAGATTGAATGTACATTTTCAGGCGGTGAAAGTCTCTCCTTGCCAGGATGGTCGTGATAACTTCCTTTTCATCATTTGAAAAAGCCCCTTTCGCCGTATGCACCGTAGCGCCTTTATTCAGTTCCAGCAGGATATACTGCTTAATTTTGTGACTTTCTCCGCTGATGATGACCACTTCTTTATTTTCGTTCATCAGCTGCATTGCGTAATCAATCAGGAATCCTTTTATAAGAAGACCCAATAAGGCATACATTCCCGTTTGAATGCCAAATACCAGTGCGGACGATAGGACAATGAGAATATCGGCAAGCAATACGGCCCTGCCCATTTCCATATGAGTAAATTTATTAATGATTCTCGCAACAATATCCGTTCCCCCTGTAGATGCATGCTGGCTGAATACAAGGGCACTTCCCACTGCACCAATAATCATCCCAATTATCAGCTCGATTAAGGCATCATCACTCATAGGCTTTTCCATTGGGAAAAAGATGCTGAACCCCCATACAATCAAACTGAGTGTAATGCTTGAGTAGAGAGAGATGGCTCCGAATGCAGACCCAATCGTAAGAAATCCGACGATAAACAGGATTCCGTCAAGCATGAGCATGATTTGACCGACCGGCAGCGGCAGGAAGTGCTGAATGACAATGGATAATCCTCCCGTTCCTCCAGCAGCAATTCTATTTGGGGAAAGGAAAAAGTGAATGTTTGTTGCGACCAGGATCAATCCGAGATTTATTTTCAAAAATGACAGCATTTTTGGACTCATTCGGAGACCTCCTTTTCAGAAAATATTGTCGTTCAAAATTGTTCAACAATCCAGATTATAACGACCCGCGAACGGGATGTAAATGATTAATCGAATGTTAAGCCCTTACATTTGAATTTGATTATTTGAAACAAGAAAATAGGAATATACCTGCCTTCCAGCGATTGGAATGAAGAGAAAATGGAGCCTATGTCCCTA is a window encoding:
- a CDS encoding NAD(P)-binding oxidoreductase, which codes for MNITVFGASGGTGIELVKQAADQGHLIKAFVRTPSKFPFKTEPAIEMIHGNALDRSAVNQAVKGSDAVISCLGADGLNKTTALSDMTSNILEAMKESGIQRLGYVASAGIDREIPGLRGKMAAFFLRNVLDDHRKAAELMKESGMEWTIARPMRLMDEPLTGVYRTSLESVPENGQKISRADVAHFILSSIQNHTFIRKSVGLAY
- a CDS encoding YitT family protein; amino-acid sequence: MSPKMLSFLKINLGLILVATNIHFFLSPNRIAAGGTGGLSIVIQHFLPLPVGQIMLMLDGILFIVGFLTIGSAFGAISLYSSITLSLIVWGFSIFFPMEKPMSDDALIELIIGMIIGAVGSALVFSQHASTGGTDIVARIINKFTHMEMGRAVLLADILIVLSSALVFGIQTGMYALLGLLIKGFLIDYAMQLMNENKEVVIISGESHKIKQYILLELNKGATVHTAKGAFSNDEKEVITTILARRDFHRLKMYIQSVDKDAFVTIHNMNEIMGRNFKTFA
- a CDS encoding GyrI-like domain-containing protein, which codes for MNYRIVNKESFKVIGKSIKTSTANGHQQKTISEFWEESNRPNGLSERLAPNLGPMGFLGLCLDINQDKEEMVYMIAAEQTGTSEDKELEERIIPAQTWAVFESAGPMPNAIQDVWGRVYSEWFPSTGYEHAAGPEMEVYPAGDPYHLDYRCEVWVPIIKK
- a CDS encoding AraC family transcriptional regulator, which translates into the protein MEALIRMNDSIRYMEERLSSGFSVEEAASIACMSKFHFQRMFLMVTGVTPGEYMRNRRLTLAAQEVVNTSAKVIDIALKYGYETPESFSKAFRRAHGMSPTEARKSGRLLKAYPRLLFTFS
- a CDS encoding GntR family transcriptional regulator; the protein is MKGKQTTEQRVYIHLKEALLARKIAPGTQLVEQTISETLKVSRTPIRQAFKRLETEGLIEIIPNKGSYVVHPSKEEILSFFDMRKEFEHMAVKYGLRHIRDEDIKKLNSLLAKEQETYKNKDLNGYVNLNKEFHLYLARKSENKFLIRYMEQLLNQNNVYLFLFDVFYQVETEHNARAAEHEKMVKAMEEKNADELHELIDQHMKRSINDLRLQDEGFQSLAEILSGE